From a single Lentisphaera profundi genomic region:
- a CDS encoding DUF1552 domain-containing protein, whose amino-acid sequence MSHSSSINRRSLIKAAGLGALLPMFESSAYAKSLKPPKRVIFIGYGYGHYDQGWFPNNVSQKWHCNSQEKVKKLELSSSLQALAQYKNDVSLISNLSPIHARWPHAGCDTFLTCANPDSNPLRPFTNTVSVDQVIAKEVGKYTRISSMQINGRTGNYDGWGRGASMSCNESGEFLNGLNTLGDIYRRSFGDPELTVSERRKQLSKHRSLLVLSNGGTKSLAKVISKEDKERLSQFTDSLRSIEKRIQKDMAWADKPYPKTNFQIPSGSLNEEEKIKTCFDLITEIFRTDLTRVISYRMSSIGLLQQMGHQQNTHAMSHWAKNSQDLQCQIDRDKKLAELLAYLIRQLKNTKEIDGSSLLDNTLIFFGTGIRVHHVVKNIPMIMAGGGGIGMKQGKHYSFKENVTPLGNLWLSTIKHFGIDAQQFGDSNNELHNIFKAV is encoded by the coding sequence ATGAGTCATTCATCAAGCATTAACAGAAGAAGTTTAATAAAAGCTGCGGGCTTAGGTGCGCTACTTCCTATGTTTGAAAGTAGCGCCTATGCTAAATCTCTTAAACCACCTAAAAGAGTCATCTTTATTGGCTATGGTTATGGGCATTATGATCAGGGATGGTTTCCAAATAATGTCTCACAGAAATGGCATTGTAATAGTCAAGAAAAAGTTAAAAAACTCGAGTTAAGTTCAAGTTTGCAGGCATTAGCTCAGTATAAAAATGATGTCTCACTTATAAGTAATTTATCACCTATTCATGCTAGGTGGCCTCACGCTGGTTGCGATACATTTTTGACCTGTGCTAATCCAGATTCAAATCCTTTGAGACCTTTTACTAATACTGTATCGGTGGATCAGGTGATCGCCAAAGAAGTAGGTAAATACACCCGCATAAGTTCAATGCAGATTAATGGACGAACAGGTAATTATGATGGTTGGGGAAGGGGTGCCTCGATGTCTTGTAATGAAAGTGGAGAGTTTTTAAATGGCTTGAATACTTTAGGTGATATATATAGAAGATCATTTGGCGACCCAGAGCTCACTGTGAGTGAAAGAAGAAAGCAGCTTAGTAAGCATAGAAGTTTATTAGTCCTCTCGAATGGAGGGACCAAATCATTGGCCAAGGTTATTTCAAAAGAGGATAAAGAGAGACTTTCACAGTTTACAGATAGTTTGAGAAGTATTGAAAAAAGAATTCAAAAAGATATGGCTTGGGCAGATAAACCCTATCCCAAAACGAATTTTCAAATCCCTTCGGGCTCACTAAATGAAGAAGAGAAGATCAAAACATGTTTTGATCTGATAACTGAAATTTTTCGAACTGATTTAACCCGTGTCATTAGCTATAGAATGTCATCAATTGGTTTATTGCAGCAAATGGGCCATCAACAAAATACTCACGCCATGAGTCATTGGGCAAAAAATAGTCAAGATTTGCAATGTCAGATTGATCGCGATAAAAAATTGGCGGAATTATTAGCATATCTCATTAGGCAACTAAAGAATACTAAAGAAATTGATGGCTCAAGCTTGCTAGATAATACGCTTATATTTTTTGGAACTGGCATAAGAGTTCATCATGTGGTCAAAAACATCCCTATGATAATGGCTGGGGGTGGAGGGATAGGGATGAAACAAGGTAAACACTACAGTTTCAAAGAGAATGTCACTCCGCTTGGCAACCTATGGCTGAGTACAATAAAACACTTTGGTATTGACGCTCAGCAATTTGGCGATAGCAATAATGAACTTCACAATATATTCAAGGCTGTTTAA
- a CDS encoding lactonase family protein, whose product MTKKINMMKIITFFLTLFIFSTNAEVKLPDIFSNNMVLQRNKEIPIWGTALANEKIKLSFGTQEVVTTADEYGCWSVKLKALRANSKAQVLKVNHLRIQNVLIGEVWLCVGTASMDYPLRKSLKGTNEIKNADNSLLRLASVTKQQSPLPNKNVEVKWKAADSDHIKEFSGLAYFFGKKLNQEIDVPIGIIQASQAGTPMTSWIPAEAYRDSPELKWGIKQIYDGRPSSELGKKSWQKYLKDMKLWLPQARKALAKNQTPIDRPEIPSELWITNIVPTKMFNGMIHPLIPFSIRGVIWDQGNVRKPKELFNHQKALIVSWRKLWDEGELPFYFVEPLVNSEPKDLKTEVQKAIEKCLSIKNTAMAISADLQTANPKAPQNKRDIGLRLAHIALQNDYQNEIKSGQVKAIQVVIGTGSEGVYSASFNKENGNFSKATPLFEKPGTVLVKTSVSGLLYTAGNTKAGGVLKSFLETEKTGEIRDLPKDPCYMALDKSSRFAFTANIHGNSISSFSLKEDGSLDKLVQHLEIKTPQKGFAPHCVIPSPDNKYLFVADIGGGRICRVKFNKNDGSMIYDGEIVSKNFNGPRHLVFGFEGKFLYLLNQMGGAVTVFKYERKDGSLQEIQHISCLAKNFKGNNHSAEIRIHPSGDFLYCTNRGPDSISLFKRDKNNGMLKFIETVSSGGKTPVSFIISPDGKYLLSCNIQSNNISLFKIDLKTGCLTASSEYINVPSPVSLSFRSR is encoded by the coding sequence ATGACTAAAAAAATAAACATGATGAAAATAATTACTTTCTTTCTAACACTATTTATATTTTCGACCAATGCAGAAGTTAAGTTGCCGGATATTTTTTCAAATAATATGGTTCTCCAAAGGAATAAAGAAATACCTATTTGGGGCACGGCCTTAGCCAATGAAAAAATTAAACTTAGTTTTGGGACTCAAGAAGTCGTCACTACTGCGGATGAATACGGATGTTGGAGCGTAAAGCTTAAAGCCTTAAGAGCCAATTCCAAAGCGCAAGTTTTGAAAGTCAATCACTTGAGGATACAAAATGTACTCATAGGTGAGGTTTGGCTCTGTGTAGGAACGGCGAGTATGGATTATCCATTACGCAAATCACTAAAGGGCACGAATGAAATCAAGAATGCGGATAATTCATTGCTTAGATTGGCCTCTGTCACTAAACAACAATCACCTCTACCCAATAAAAATGTGGAAGTGAAGTGGAAGGCCGCCGATTCAGATCATATCAAAGAATTTTCTGGGCTGGCGTATTTTTTTGGAAAAAAACTTAATCAAGAAATAGACGTGCCTATTGGCATAATCCAGGCAAGCCAGGCCGGTACGCCAATGACTTCTTGGATTCCAGCTGAAGCTTATCGAGATAGTCCTGAGCTCAAGTGGGGAATTAAACAAATATACGATGGCAGGCCCTCAAGCGAACTTGGCAAGAAAAGCTGGCAAAAATACCTCAAAGATATGAAGCTATGGCTACCTCAAGCTAGGAAAGCACTGGCCAAAAATCAAACTCCTATAGACCGTCCAGAAATACCTTCTGAGCTATGGATCACCAATATTGTACCCACTAAAATGTTCAATGGTATGATTCACCCATTGATTCCATTCTCTATACGTGGTGTAATCTGGGATCAAGGAAATGTTAGGAAACCCAAGGAATTATTTAATCATCAAAAAGCACTTATAGTTAGCTGGCGTAAGCTTTGGGACGAGGGGGAACTGCCCTTTTACTTTGTGGAACCATTAGTTAACTCTGAGCCAAAGGATCTAAAGACTGAAGTCCAGAAAGCCATTGAAAAGTGTTTATCAATTAAAAATACCGCTATGGCAATAAGTGCAGACCTTCAAACAGCAAATCCTAAAGCCCCACAAAATAAGCGAGATATTGGGCTGCGCCTAGCTCACATAGCTCTTCAAAACGATTACCAAAATGAAATAAAGTCCGGACAGGTTAAGGCTATTCAAGTCGTCATAGGCACGGGCTCTGAAGGAGTTTATTCAGCTAGTTTTAATAAAGAAAATGGCAATTTTAGTAAAGCGACACCTCTTTTTGAAAAACCGGGTACGGTACTCGTCAAGACCTCAGTTAGTGGTCTTTTATATACTGCGGGCAATACTAAGGCGGGTGGCGTTCTTAAATCCTTCCTAGAAACTGAAAAAACAGGAGAAATTCGAGATTTGCCAAAAGATCCTTGTTATATGGCACTAGATAAAAGCTCAAGATTTGCCTTTACCGCAAATATTCATGGTAACTCAATTTCATCATTTTCACTCAAAGAAGATGGTTCTTTGGATAAGCTTGTTCAGCACCTGGAAATCAAAACTCCCCAAAAAGGCTTTGCACCTCATTGTGTTATACCGTCTCCTGACAATAAATACCTTTTTGTAGCTGATATAGGAGGAGGGAGAATCTGCCGAGTGAAATTCAATAAAAATGACGGCTCAATGATTTATGATGGTGAGATAGTTTCAAAGAACTTTAATGGTCCCAGGCATCTGGTTTTTGGATTTGAAGGTAAGTTTTTATATCTTTTAAATCAAATGGGAGGTGCCGTAACAGTCTTTAAGTATGAGCGTAAAGACGGAAGTCTTCAAGAGATTCAGCATATTTCTTGCCTAGCGAAAAATTTTAAAGGAAATAATCATTCTGCAGAAATACGTATCCACCCAAGTGGAGACTTTCTGTATTGTACGAATCGTGGACCTGATAGCATCAGCCTCTTTAAGAGAGATAAAAATAACGGGATGTTAAAATTTATTGAAACCGTTTCCAGTGGAGGAAAAACACCCGTAAGCTTCATTATTTCCCCAGATGGAAAGTACCTGCTATCTTGTAATATTCAGTCGAATAATATTTCACTCTTTAAAATCGATCTAAAAACTGGATGTTTAACAGCGTCTAGTGAGTATATTAATGTGCCATCTCCAGTATCATTAAGCTTCCGTTCCCGATGA
- a CDS encoding glycoside hydrolase family 32 protein codes for MPPVVNAQADPLFNPKHLNFESYKDIGYNQKYRPQFHFTSRKNWLNDPNGMIYYSGEYHMFFQHHALKNANGTKSWGHAVSSDMIHWTQLDHAIVPYKIPNELISAEFAKKWDGEVAIWSGTTVIDHKNVLGKQVGNTKTMVAYFTATARPEFFQAAAYSTDKGRTFKLLKDGGIILPNQGLLKGERDPKVFWHEASQKYVMLIWMKAGEWGNKDKLSGVRFFTSENLLDWKATSSLDRKWFAECMDIVEIPVDGDINNKKWVLYDASFDYEIGDFDGEKFKSDKVTLKGDYGFHYYAAQTFNNSPDGRSIMIGWLNDRKHSPFVETNMPFDQQMSIPTNMTLRTSPKGIRLFRWPVKEIENLYIKTKLFNSLNLSSANKVLNGLEAELIDFSIELEPTKDLEFNFRGIKVKYDFKEQTLQPTKILNKHHQNHKLPAPLVNGKLRLRVLIDLASIEIFVNEGEFVGTYLGLTETNNKSVSLNGETQTKVNAISFHQLKSIWREKETSGQ; via the coding sequence GTGCCCCCCGTAGTGAATGCACAAGCTGACCCACTTTTTAACCCTAAGCATCTTAACTTTGAAAGCTACAAAGATATTGGCTATAATCAAAAATATCGTCCACAATTTCATTTCACTTCACGTAAAAACTGGCTCAATGACCCCAATGGTATGATCTACTATTCTGGCGAATATCACATGTTTTTTCAGCACCACGCACTCAAAAATGCTAATGGTACAAAATCATGGGGTCATGCAGTAAGTAGCGATATGATACACTGGACACAACTCGATCACGCCATCGTACCCTATAAAATCCCCAATGAACTCATTAGCGCAGAATTTGCCAAAAAATGGGATGGTGAAGTGGCTATTTGGTCGGGAACCACAGTGATTGACCACAAGAATGTCCTTGGTAAACAAGTAGGCAACACAAAAACTATGGTGGCCTACTTTACCGCTACGGCCCGTCCAGAATTCTTTCAGGCAGCCGCTTACAGCACCGATAAGGGACGCACATTCAAATTGCTCAAGGATGGTGGTATCATTCTTCCTAATCAAGGTTTACTCAAGGGAGAACGTGATCCCAAAGTTTTTTGGCATGAAGCAAGCCAGAAGTATGTCATGCTCATTTGGATGAAGGCGGGTGAGTGGGGCAATAAAGACAAGCTCTCGGGGGTGCGTTTTTTCACTTCAGAAAACCTACTCGATTGGAAGGCCACTAGTTCTTTAGATCGCAAATGGTTTGCGGAATGTATGGACATAGTAGAGATCCCTGTAGATGGCGATATCAATAATAAAAAATGGGTTTTGTATGACGCCAGTTTCGATTACGAAATCGGCGATTTTGACGGTGAAAAATTCAAGTCTGATAAGGTGACATTAAAAGGTGATTACGGTTTCCATTATTACGCTGCACAAACCTTCAACAATAGTCCCGATGGACGTAGTATTATGATTGGATGGCTCAATGATCGCAAGCACTCACCTTTTGTAGAAACAAACATGCCCTTCGATCAACAGATGTCGATTCCTACCAACATGACTCTTCGAACAAGCCCCAAGGGTATTCGCCTCTTTCGTTGGCCTGTAAAAGAAATAGAAAATCTTTACATAAAAACTAAGCTTTTTAATTCTTTAAATCTTTCAAGTGCTAACAAAGTACTAAATGGGCTAGAAGCTGAGCTCATTGACTTTAGTATTGAATTGGAGCCCACGAAAGATTTAGAATTTAATTTCCGTGGTATCAAGGTGAAGTATGATTTTAAAGAACAGACACTTCAACCAACAAAAATCCTCAATAAACATCACCAAAATCACAAGCTACCTGCCCCTTTAGTTAATGGAAAACTTAGGCTCCGCGTGCTCATTGACCTTGCTTCAATAGAGATTTTTGTGAATGAGGGTGAATTTGTCGGTACTTATCTGGGACTAACTGAAACAAATAATAAATCCGTTAGCCTCAATGGTGAGACACAGACAAAAGTGAATGCAATTTCTTTCCATCAACTCAAATCGATCTGGAGGGAAAAAGAAACTTCAGGACAATGA
- a CDS encoding sialate O-acetylesterase, which translates to MQTKRKTYLLSLLLVFMTASLQAEVKIPAFFNDHMVLQRNISVPIWGWASPGEVINVNFGNQSISAKTNENGKWMLKLKPMEANLKGQTLTIANHSIKDVLVGEVWICSGQSNMQWRLGAAFNSKEEIAAAKYPAIRQLNLTRTAANLPRTDVKGEWSVCSPDTAKDYTAVGYFFARSLYENLKIPIAIIDASWGGTGIEPWIPELGFNIVTELEKEKIELDKSLPVNEENKKQWNDYLDKMEIWLPGAEKRVSQGSLPLNIPDRPDSRMPVSHHGMTKIFNSMINPIIPYGIRGVIWYQGESSWGQGDYYFFKKKALIESWRELWGQGAFPFYTVQLANLHKYNEKAEGGMVTQKFVKLKSVP; encoded by the coding sequence ATGCAGACAAAACGTAAAACATATCTATTATCACTCTTGCTGGTGTTTATGACTGCATCACTCCAAGCAGAAGTTAAAATCCCAGCTTTCTTTAATGACCATATGGTTCTCCAAAGAAATATTTCTGTTCCTATATGGGGTTGGGCTAGTCCTGGTGAAGTGATAAATGTAAATTTTGGGAATCAAAGTATAAGTGCCAAAACTAATGAAAATGGCAAATGGATGCTTAAACTTAAGCCCATGGAAGCCAATCTAAAAGGTCAGACATTGACCATTGCTAATCATAGTATTAAAGATGTTTTAGTGGGTGAAGTCTGGATATGTTCCGGTCAGTCCAATATGCAGTGGCGTCTGGGGGCTGCCTTTAATTCAAAAGAAGAAATAGCAGCGGCTAAATACCCCGCTATTAGACAGTTAAACCTTACAAGAACTGCGGCCAACCTTCCACGTACTGATGTTAAAGGTGAATGGAGTGTCTGTTCGCCGGATACAGCCAAGGATTATACCGCGGTTGGTTATTTTTTTGCACGATCTCTTTATGAAAATCTAAAAATCCCCATAGCTATTATCGATGCAAGCTGGGGCGGAACTGGAATTGAGCCTTGGATTCCAGAGCTTGGTTTTAACATAGTTACAGAATTAGAGAAGGAAAAAATCGAACTTGATAAGAGTCTGCCAGTTAACGAGGAAAACAAAAAGCAATGGAATGACTATTTAGATAAAATGGAAATTTGGCTTCCAGGGGCGGAAAAACGTGTTTCTCAGGGAAGCCTCCCACTTAATATCCCGGACCGACCAGATAGTAGGATGCCGGTGTCACACCACGGTATGACTAAAATATTCAATTCCATGATAAACCCAATTATTCCTTATGGCATTCGTGGAGTTATATGGTATCAGGGCGAGTCAAGTTGGGGCCAGGGTGATTATTACTTCTTTAAGAAAAAAGCCTTGATCGAGAGTTGGCGTGAACTTTGGGGGCAAGGAGCATTTCCGTTTTACACAGTGCAATTAGCTAATCTTCATAAGTATAATGAAAAAGCGGAAGGGGGGATGGTTACGCAAAAATTCGTGAAGCTCAAAAGCGTTCCTTAG
- a CDS encoding DUF1588 domain-containing protein codes for MDDRIRFNCAGCGIELEAPKEIVGVHVRCDQCDTKQPVLYKNQTAVLSQKKTKKSSFKVSKTRSKRIRKNKQKKNVAIHSILLTFILAAVSLWLILKEKKPLERKALEVISLEKTVFDEEQGVKAEVDIQLEPLRIEEIDLISSSEPSRIEEVDLISSSEVSSIQVKDQSTVKLSSSIKHFIEKRCQDCHGEIKQKGDQRFDKLPDVLNKAHSIQLLQDILDTVNLSEMPPEDEPDIPHEELTNFIDELTQTIRKAKDYTQNRGLNPPIRFLNKRELKLTYRDLLGVNTSLDHIPDSPEISRFDTIAQDQLFSEVHWQASFNVAKAHLEKALLSETNSQVIKIKYESETNKIKDFQKRIKLWPDLIIKNTEKLELETVTQRRGNLKNLIKRLGNELEFAKQNINNPLFKTGAIYSESTPIMTLLGKNIYNFDKIKEGRYRLKIRCGTIHTKPDQQSFISTASHKQLINPEFQPYENYYQEVTGTSRSPEDLSFHWDFGEQSSGRQLRIDSDAEIWIDWIELEGPLKSKYLAQAEIELLSQYSEWDMAKAVKIVENFAFKAYRGRNISSAQLEQIKDHLLSQSKLEADPQDALVDVLAVILSSPEFIYIVPELNKNNKNLTALSFVNKLSYFLLSSQPDLQLQKMVVANKSLSKRAVFKECDRILDSEKILPFIDSFVFQWLELSRFIALTPTIHAQRTNLIKWPRKKFYMLRESTEAMRFIIRNNRPITDLLNPDYNYVNNTLAKYYDLPISNKKGFSARALVKSSPRGGIPNHASFLMMTSRGNRTSPVERGVYIMRNLLFNPPAPAPPNVPDLSASRKKTIEERFALKKLNLSESRKLMLFHTKQAQCNSCHRSFDPLGFALEGFDHYGAWQGEKINVKSKLPSGLELDGVKGLKKYLVSREEQFVKGFIKALMSYAIHRPISIVDQGEIDTIYNANKSSGFKIRNIIKSIVASKTFRGS; via the coding sequence ATGGATGATAGAATACGATTTAACTGTGCCGGTTGTGGCATTGAACTTGAAGCTCCTAAAGAAATAGTAGGAGTTCACGTTCGTTGTGATCAATGTGATACGAAACAACCGGTATTATATAAAAATCAAACGGCTGTTCTAAGTCAAAAAAAGACTAAGAAAAGTAGTTTCAAAGTTTCGAAAACTCGAAGTAAGCGAATCAGAAAAAATAAACAAAAAAAGAATGTAGCCATACACTCAATTTTATTAACATTTATTTTAGCAGCTGTAAGTCTTTGGTTAATATTAAAAGAAAAAAAGCCTTTAGAGCGTAAAGCCTTAGAAGTGATTTCTCTAGAGAAAACTGTTTTTGATGAAGAACAAGGAGTGAAAGCTGAAGTAGATATTCAATTGGAGCCCTTAAGAATAGAAGAGATTGATCTCATAAGTTCATCAGAGCCCTCAAGAATAGAAGAGGTTGATCTGATAAGTTCATCAGAAGTATCAAGTATACAAGTAAAAGACCAGTCAACAGTAAAGCTCTCAAGTTCAATAAAGCACTTTATTGAAAAACGTTGCCAGGACTGTCATGGAGAAATAAAACAAAAAGGTGACCAACGCTTTGATAAACTTCCTGATGTACTGAATAAAGCTCATAGTATTCAATTGTTGCAAGATATTTTGGACACCGTTAATTTAAGCGAAATGCCACCAGAAGATGAGCCGGATATACCACATGAAGAGTTGACCAACTTTATAGATGAACTGACACAAACGATTAGAAAAGCAAAAGATTATACTCAAAATAGAGGCCTTAATCCGCCCATACGATTTTTAAATAAAAGAGAATTGAAACTAACTTATCGTGACCTTTTAGGTGTCAATACAAGTCTAGATCATATTCCCGATTCACCAGAAATCAGTCGATTCGATACAATAGCTCAAGATCAGCTGTTTAGTGAAGTTCATTGGCAAGCATCCTTTAATGTTGCCAAAGCTCATTTGGAAAAAGCATTGCTAAGCGAAACAAATAGTCAGGTCATTAAAATCAAGTATGAATCAGAAACTAACAAGATTAAAGATTTTCAAAAGAGGATCAAACTATGGCCTGATTTAATAATTAAGAACACCGAAAAGTTAGAGTTGGAGACGGTTACTCAGCGACGGGGAAATTTAAAGAACCTCATAAAAAGGCTAGGAAATGAGCTTGAGTTTGCCAAGCAGAATATCAATAATCCACTTTTTAAAACAGGAGCGATTTATTCTGAAAGCACTCCTATTATGACCTTGTTAGGCAAGAATATTTACAATTTTGATAAAATTAAAGAAGGTCGATACCGACTTAAAATTCGTTGTGGAACCATCCATACTAAGCCAGATCAACAATCATTTATAAGTACCGCATCTCATAAACAATTAATTAATCCAGAATTTCAACCTTATGAAAACTATTATCAAGAAGTAACAGGCACATCAAGAAGTCCTGAGGATTTATCCTTTCATTGGGATTTTGGGGAGCAGAGTAGTGGCCGTCAATTAAGAATTGATAGCGATGCGGAAATATGGATAGATTGGATTGAACTTGAAGGTCCACTAAAATCAAAATATCTAGCTCAAGCAGAAATAGAACTATTGAGTCAGTATAGTGAATGGGATATGGCAAAGGCCGTTAAAATAGTTGAAAATTTTGCTTTTAAAGCTTACCGAGGTCGAAATATAAGTTCCGCTCAACTGGAGCAAATAAAAGACCATTTACTCAGCCAATCTAAGTTAGAGGCAGATCCTCAGGATGCACTTGTCGATGTGCTGGCAGTGATACTCTCTTCTCCAGAATTCATCTATATCGTTCCCGAACTTAATAAAAACAATAAAAACTTAACGGCATTGAGCTTTGTAAATAAGCTTTCTTACTTTTTGCTAAGTTCTCAACCTGATTTACAACTTCAAAAAATGGTGGTCGCAAATAAGAGTCTCAGTAAGAGAGCCGTCTTTAAAGAATGTGACAGAATACTGGACTCAGAAAAAATCTTGCCTTTTATTGATTCCTTTGTTTTTCAGTGGTTAGAACTCTCCCGCTTTATAGCTTTGACCCCTACGATTCACGCACAAAGAACGAATCTCATAAAGTGGCCACGAAAGAAATTTTATATGCTACGTGAATCAACGGAAGCGATGAGATTTATTATAAGAAATAACCGTCCAATAACAGATTTACTGAACCCGGACTACAACTACGTAAATAATACTCTGGCAAAATACTATGATTTACCAATTTCAAATAAAAAAGGCTTTTCCGCTCGAGCTTTAGTGAAATCTAGTCCACGGGGAGGTATTCCAAACCATGCATCATTTCTGATGATGACTTCACGAGGGAATAGAACATCACCTGTAGAGCGTGGAGTTTATATTATGAGGAATTTACTTTTCAACCCACCTGCACCTGCACCACCTAATGTACCAGATTTATCTGCCTCTAGAAAAAAAACGATTGAAGAAAGGTTTGCTTTGAAAAAACTAAACCTATCCGAGAGTAGGAAACTTATGTTATTTCATACAAAGCAAGCTCAATGCAACTCTTGTCACCGTAGCTTTGATCCACTGGGTTTTGCACTTGAGGGTTTTGATCATTATGGTGCTTGGCAAGGAGAGAAAATCAATGTCAAAAGTAAGCTTCCTTCAGGGCTTGAACTCGATGGTGTGAAAGGTCTAAAAAAGTATCTTGTGAGCCGGGAAGAACAATTTGTCAAAGGTTTTATAAAAGCATTAATGAGCTATGCGATTCACCGACCTATCAGCATTGTCGACCAAGGTGAAATTGATACGATTTATAATGCGAATAAATCTTCAGGCTTTAAAATTCGCAATATTATCAAGTCTATAGTGGCATCTAAAACTTTTAGAGGATCATGA